One window from the genome of Asterias rubens chromosome 11, eAstRub1.3, whole genome shotgun sequence encodes:
- the LOC117296592 gene encoding radial spoke head protein 3 homolog B-like yields MATVLPQKSGTYTFASQPRAVPQRKKYRDPLQVQQQQQTGAVPYGNIMYDRRIVRGNTYAQHTLPATAQPDPIEIQRQQEVRRRKIAAKRAKDQLRPRSPDPVEGRKHIDVQTELYLEELSDRVEEADIECQTDAFLDRPPTPLFVPAKTGMDVATQIYEGDLFDFDIEVKPILEVLVGKTVEQALLEVMEEEELANLNAQQRAFEELRNAELVETQRLEEQERRHREEKERRMKQQREVLKKEKETTEKIGARAFAQSYLADLIPSVFGTLSDNGYFYDPVERDVENGFLPWIMEEVEKVIGKSVLGRTMLDAIIRDVVKARAAEYFKLEESQRDAERIAAAAQVLLNEQLKEEGAVAPTEGAVPTEGGPEAAQEDVGDGEESRPETAPADGATADEDPEEDGDE; encoded by the exons ATGGCAACAGTTTTACCACAAAAGAGCGGAACGTACACGTTCGCCAGTCAGCCGAGAGCAGTTCCACAGCGCAAGAAATACAGGGATCCATTGCAAgtgcagcaacaacaaca aactggAGCAGTTCCATATGGCAATATCATGTATGACAGGCGCATTGTGCGCGGCAACACATACGCACAACATACACTCCCAGCA ACAGCTCAACCAGATCCTATTGAAATCCAAAGACAGCAAGAGGTCAGAAGGCGTAAGATTGCAGCCAAACGAGCCAAAGACCAACTGCGCCCAAGGTCCCCAGACCCAGTGGAGGGTCGGAAACACATTGATGTTCAGACAGAGCTTTACTTGGAAGAGCTTAGTGACAGGGTCGAGGAGGCAGATATTGAATGTCAAACCGATGCCTTCTTGGACAGACCACCAACCCCACTCTTTGTTCCAGCTAAAACAGGAATGGATGTAGCTACACAAATTTATGAAGGAGAT CTATTTGACTTTGACATTGAAGTGAAGCCAATCTTAGAGGTTCTAGTTGGCAAGACAGTAGAACAAGCTCTTCTTGAGGTTatggaagaagaagaactagCCAATCTCAATGCTCAACAGAGAGCGTTTGAAGAGCTTAGGAATGCTGAGTTGGTTGAAACACAGAGGCTTGAGGAGCAAGAGAGACGGCACCGAGAGGAAAAG GAAAGACGAATGAAACAACAGCGTGAGGTACTAAAGAAAGAGAAAGAGACAACAGAGAAGATTGGTGCCAGAGCGTTTGCCCAGAGTTACCTTGCTGATCTCATCCCATCAGTGTTTGGTACATTGAGCGATAATGGCTACTTCTATGATCCAGTAGAGAGAGATGTAGAGAATGGTTTCTTACCCTGGATTATGGAAGAGGTAGAGAAAGTTATCGGAAAGTCAGTACTCGGAAGGACTATGCTGGATG CAATTATCCGTGATGTCGTCAAAGCTCGTGCAGCGGAGTACTTTAAGTTGGAAGAATCCCAGCGTGATGCAGAGAGGATTGCTGCTGCTGCACAAGTGTTACTTAATGAACAGCTTAAAGAGGAAGGTGCTGTggcaccaacagagggcgctgtaccTACTGAAGGGGGACCAGAG GCTGCACAGGAAGATGTTGGTGACGGAGAGGAGAGTCGACCTGAAACAGCTCCAGCAGATGGAGCAACTGCTGATGAAGACCCTGAAGAAGATGgtgatgaataa